The Cellulosimicrobium sp. ES-005 genome segment GGTGAGCACGGCGGGCAGCCCGGCGCGCACGACCGTGCGCAGCGACGCCTGCGTCGAGGGGGTGAGGACGCCCATGTGCAGGTGCACGACGTCGGGCCGGTCCGCGCCGAGGATCCGCGCCACGTGGTGCGGCGCGCGCGGGTGGACGGGGTAGCCGCCCGGCACGCGTGCCGCCAGCCGGTGCACCGTGACGTCGCCGTCCCGCTCGGTCGACACGCCGTGCGCGCCGGGGCGCGCCGGCGTGGTGCACACGACCGCGACGTCGTGGCCGGCCGCCGCCTGCTGCTGCGCGAGCCGCGCGACCTGGGTCTCGATCCCGCCGAGCAGGGGGAGGTAGCAGTCGGTCAGGTGGGTGATGCGCACGGTCGGCATCCTCCCATCCCGGCGCGGCGCTGAGGTGCGCGTTCGCCGCGCGGGGGACCGCCGTCGTCGCTACCGTGGGTCCCGTATGGGTGGTTCGACCGCCCTGCGGCGGACCCGCGCCCGCGGGTCGCGGACCGCGGTGCGGCAGCAGGTGGGTCCTGACGAAGGGGAGAACGCGCCATGTCGAGCACCGTCACCGTCACGCCGGCCAAGGGGGCCCGAGGCATCGGCCTCGTGTCGATCATCGCCGGCATCGTCCTCCTCCTCGCGGGCATCGGCACCTGGATCGTGGTGGCGAACCAGCTGTCCGCCGAGGAGATCACCGTCTCGGACGACGCGTCGTTCCTGGCGGGCCGCCACGTCAACGGGCCGCTCACCGCGTACGCGCAGGCCGAGGTCATCAACAAGCACGCGCTCGAGGCGAGCGGCGGCCAGACGTACGCCGAGCTCGACCAGGACGACCCCACGCGGCAGACGGTCATGACGGCGTCGTTCCTCCGGGCGTCGCTCTTCACGTCCGTCGTCGCGTTCGGGGTGTGCCTGCTCGTCATGGGGCTCGGCATCCTGTTCATCCTCGTCGGGATCGCGCTCCGGCGACTCGCGGGCGGCCCCAGCGTCGCGGTCGAGACGCCGGGGGCGTACACGTCGTCGGGCGACCTGTCGGACGCGGGACGCCACGCCGCCCCCGTGCACGCGGAGCCCGCGCGGACCGCCCCGCCCGTCCGTCCGGAGCCGACTCGTCCCGTCGAGGCGCCGGGCCGCACGTCCGCGCTCTCGACGCCCGGCGCCGAGGCCCGCGCGGCCGCGACCCCGGTCGAGCCGACCGGCGCACCGGGCACCGGGACGCCGTCCGCCCCCGGCGCGTCGCCCGCCGCCTCACCGGACACGACGCCGCCCGTGACCGGACCCACGGGCACCTCGCCCGAGCGCCGGGGTGACGAGCCCACCCCCTGATCGTCCCGGCCGTCCGTCCGGACGCCGAGGACCCGTTCCCACCGGGTCGCACCGGGGAGAGCGTGCGGGGCGGCGTCGCTCGGACACGGCGAGGGGCCGTGGCACACGTGCCACGGCCCCTCGGTGTCTCCCGCCCGGGTGTGCGTCCCCGGTCACCGGTCCGCGCGCGACGGGTCCGGGCTCAGCCGCGCCGGCGCCGAGCCCCCGAGACGATCGACCCGACCACGAGCGTGAGGCCCGCCGCGGCGAGCACGACGATCGTGGCCAGCCCGAGGTCGACCCGCGCACCGAGTGCGGCGGCGAGGACGACGACGCCGAACGCGACGAGGACGAATCCCCACACGATCGTGGAGACGCGCGGTCCGCGCCGGCCGGGCGACGGGGGTCCGGCGGGCGCGACGGGCGACGCGGGAGCCGAGGGCGTCGAGGGCGTCGCCGAGGCGGACGGCCCGACCGGTGGCACGGCACCGGCGGCCTGGCCGGACGTCGTCGTGCCGTCCGGAGCAGCACCCGTGTGCGCAGGCGTCGCGGGCACGCCCACGTCCAGGACGGAGGTCTCCCCGTCCAGTGCCTGCGTGGTGGGCAGCGGCTCCGTGGGGTGGACCGCGGGTCGGGGCGACCCGAGCGGCTCCGTGGCCGGAGGCTCGGTGGTCAGCGGGACCGTCGGGTGGGCGTCCGCCTTCGGGGACCCGGCCTGCGGGGTGTCGAACAGCTCGTCGCCGAGCGGCCGCGTCTCGTCGTCGCGGCGTCCGGAGTCGTTCATCAGTCCTCCTCGATCGTGATCTGGCCGGCACCGACCTCGACCCGCAGCACGAGCAGCGGGTCGTCGCCGGACTGGACCTCGTCGTTGTCGAACGTGACCGGCTGCGTGCTGACGCCGCCGATCTCCTGCCGGTCGCCGTCGACGTGCCAGCGGGCGTTCCCGGCGAGCACCTGGACCTGGGCGCGGACGGGGACGCCGTCGGGCACGACGACGGTCGCGTCCCCGGCGCCGAGCTGGATCGGGACCTCCACGGGGGACGCGCCGGACGCGTCGGACAGGTCCAGCCCGGAGAGGTCGATCGTCGGGTCGCCGAAGGTCACGCCGAAGCCCTCCTCGGCGACGTCCGGGTCGGTCACGCGGTGCGTGCTGTCCGTGACGGTCCGCACGGAGTCGTCGAGGAAGAACGTGAACGGGGCGGACCGCCACGCGGACGCGGGGAGCGCGACGACCAGCAGGAGCACCGCGAGCCAGCCGAGGCCGCCGCTGGTGCGCCCGCGCAGGCCGCTCACGACGATCGCCAGGCCCGCGAGGATCCCGGACAAGCCCGCCCAGGTGAGGAACACGGGCCAGGGCAGCTCGCCCTGCCGGTCGACGACGAGCAGGAACGCACCGAGCAGGAGGCTCAGCCCGACCACGACCCCCGTCGTGGTCGCGCCGGGTCCGCGAGGCCGCGGGGGCTTCGGCGGCTGGGGGGCGCGCGGAGGCCTCGGGGGCTGCTGCGCGGACGGGTTCCGCGGTCCCTGGTGGGCCCGCTGCGGTGCCGCGGTCGCGCCGAGCGGTGCGCCCGGGGCGTACGGGGGGAGGGGCGCGGTGGCGCCGGGCGCGGTCGAGGCGTACGGGCTCGTCTCGGCGGACCAGGTCGTGCGGTCCTGCGGACCCGACGGCGCGGTGCCCGACGGCGCTCCCGGGGAGCCCCACGGGGCGTCGGCCGGCGCGGGGTCGCCACCGGCAGCGCCCGGACCGTAGCCCGGCCCGCCCGGACCGTAGCCCGGCCCGCCCGGACCGTAGGCCGGCCCGCCCGGACCGTAGCCCGGTCCACCTGGGCCGTGGCCGGGTGCGCCGGGGCCACCGGGCCACGGCGGCGCCTGCGGCGGTGCGCCCTGGGGCCCCCGGGGGCCGCGCTGGGTGAGCGCGGAGACCACGACGACCGCCACGGTGACGAACGCCGCGACCCAGAACAGGCCGGTCAGCCACCCGAGGTGGAGCGCGTCCCACCACGACCACCAGCCGCCGCCCCAGGAGAACCCGACGACGACGAACGCGGCCGCGCCGAGCAGCGCGACGTCCACGTTGCCGCGGAACGCCTCCTGGAGGTGGATGCGCCCGTCCCGACGCTCCGGCAGCAGGGCCCAGGCCGCGCCGTAGAGGACGAGCCCGGCGCCCGACAGGAAGAACGTCACGAAGAGGAGCCCGCGCACGATGAGCGGGTCGATCCCGAACCGCTCGGCGACGCCGGACGCGACGCCGCCGATCCACCGGTCGTCCGAGCGGAAGATGCCCACGCGGCGGACGGCGTCGAAGAAGCCGTCGGTGCCGTTCGGGCGGGTCCCGCCAGGGCCCTGCGGAGGGCCCTGGGGGCTGCCCTGCGGAGGGCCCTGGCCGGGGTCGGACGGGCCGGCGGGCCCGGCCCACGCGGGGTCGGGTCCGCTCGGCCCGGGAGGGACGGTGCCGGGCTGCGCGCCGGACGCGTCGGCGGCGCCGCCGGAGGGCCCGGGCTGGGCGCCGGGTCCGGGAAGGTCGGGAGTGCTCATGGCCACCATGCTGGCCCGGGAGCCGGCCCGCCGGTATCGGGTGCCACCCTGACCCGACCCTGAACCGGCCGCGGACCGACCCTGGTTTCCCCGTCCGGGGACGCTCCGGGCGCCCGCGACGTGTGACGATCGGGGGGTGACGACTCCTGCCCGCCCCGGCCCGCGGCCCGGTGCACCCACCGGTCCCGGGCCCGGTTCCCGACCGCGCGGCCTGCCGCTGCGCCGCCCCGAGCGCGGCCGGTGGGTCGCGGGCGTGTGCGCCGGGCTCGCGGCCCACCTGGGCGTGAGCGTCGGGGTGGTGCGCCTCGTGATGGCGCTCCTCGGGCTCGCGGGCGGCGCGGGCGTCGCGCTCTACGTGTTCTGGTGGCTCACGGTCCCGTCCGGCGACCCGGCCGCGGCACGGGACGAGCAGCGCCCGGCGTCGCTGTCGCGGCTCGCCCCCCGGCTCCAGGGCAGCGTGCGCCGCCTGCCCGTGCGCGACGTCGCGATCGGCGTCGTCCTGCTGGGCGGTGCCGCGCTGCTCGTGGCGCTGCGCACGGGCGTCGACGTCGAGGTGTCGTGGGTGATCCCGGTCCTCATCGCGCTCGCGGGCGCGGCGCTCGCGTGGAGCCAGCTCGACGCCGTCGAGCGCGGCCGGCTGCTCACCCGTGCCGGCGGGCGCACGCCCGCCGGGGTCCTCCGCATCGCGGGCGGCGTCGTGCTCGTCCTCGTGGGCATCGTCCTCCTCGTGGGGCAGGACGCGCGGCCCACCCAGATCGTCCGCGCGGCGGTCGCGGCGGTCGCGGTGCTCGCCGGCGTCGCGATCGTGCTCGCGCCGTGGTGGCTCAAGCTCGTGCGCGAGCTCGGCGACGAGCGCGCCGCGCGCGCCCGCGAGGCCGAGCGCGCCGACATCGCGGCGCACCTGCACGACTCGGTGCTGCAGACGCTCGCCCTCATCCGCGCCCGGTCGTCCGACGCCGACACCGTCGCGCGCCTCGCGCGCGCCCAGGAGCGCGAGCTGCGCGAGTGGCTGTACGACGACCGCCCCTCGCCCGGGACGTCGCTCGCCGCCGAGCTGCGCGGGCTCGTCGCGGAGGTCGAGGACGGGCGCGTGGGCCGTCGTGCGGAGCCCATCGGCGCGCCCGTCGGGGCGCCCGGCGGGTCGACCGGCGAGACCGACCCCGGGCCGGTCGTGGTCGACGTCGTCGTGGTGGGCGACTGCACGCCCACCCAGGAGACCGCGGCGCTGCTGCAGGCGACGCGCGAGGCGCTCGTCAACGCCGTCGCGCACGGCGGTCCGCCCTACTCGGTCTACCTGGAGGTCAGCGACGCGGCCGTCGAGGTCTTCGTGCGCGACCGCGGCGACGGCTTCGACATGGAGGACGTCGCACCCGACCGGTTCGGCGTCCGCGAGTCGATCCTCGGCCGGGTCCAGCGCCGCGGCGGGAAGGCCGAGATCATCAGCAGGCCCGGATGGGGCACGGAGGTACGGTTGCGCGTGCCGCGCGCCCTGACGGCCGAGCCCGAGCCCGCCCGCCCGCCGTCGAGCGCACCGTCGAGCGCACCGTCGAACCAGGAGACCCCGTGACGACCATCCCCAGCACGCCGGCCGCCGGCGGACCCGCGACCGGCCCCGTCCCGGTGGTGCTCGTCGACGACCACCACATGTTCCGGGCGGGAGTGCGCGCGAGCCTCGACCCCGCCCTCGTCACCGTGGTGGGGGAGGCGGACGACGTCGAGTCCGCCGTCGCGCGCGTGCACGAGCTGCGCCCCCCGGTCGTGCTCCTCGACGTGCACCTGCCGGGCGGCAGCGGGGGCGGCGGCGCGGAGGTCGTCCAGCGCTGCGCCGACGTGCTCGGCGACGTGCGGTTCCTCGCGCTGTCGGTGTCCGACGCCGCGGAGGACGTCGTCGCGGTCATCCGCGCCGGTGCGCGCGGCTACGTGACGAAGGCGATCTCCGGGCCGGACCTGTCGGCCGCCGTCGGGCAGGTCGCGGGCGGCGACGCGGTGTTCTCGCCGCGCCTCGCGGGCTTCGTGCTCGACGCGTTCGGCACGGGGGCGGGCGACGTCGCGGTGCGCGACGACGAGCTGGACCGGCTGTCCGCGCGCGAGCAGGAGGTCATGCGCCTCATCGCGCGCGGGTACACCTACCGCGAGGTCGCGTCCGAGCTGTTCATCTCGATCAAGACGGTCGAGACCCACGTCTCCGCGGTCCTGCGCAAGCTCCAGCTGTCCTCCCGCCACGAGCTCACCCGCTGGGCGGCCCAGCGCCGCCTCCTCTAGCGGCACCGCCCCGTGTCGCGCGCCCGCCCCGGGCCTGACGCACACTGGCGGGTGTGAGCATGGCAGCCCGTGCCCCGCGCCGCGAGCCCGCTGCCGCTCGGTGGGGGTGGATCGTGGCCGCCGTCGTGGCGGTGCTGGCGTTCGCGGTGCGGTGGCACCTCGTCGGCGGCTCGGCCGGGGTCGGTGCGTACCGCGGGTACGACGACGGCGTGTACTTCTCGGCGGCGGTGGCGTTCGTGCACGGCCGCCTGCCCTACCGGGACTTCCTGTTGCTGCACCCGCCCGGCTCGATGCTCGCCCTGACGCCCTTCGCGGGGCTCACCGCATGGACGAGCGACGACCACGCCCTGGTCGCCGCGCGCGTCGGCCTCATGCTCGTCGGCGCGGCCAACGCCGTGCTCGTGACGCGCGTCGCGCGCCGGTGGGGCGCGACGGCCGCGGTCGTGGGCGGCGTCCTGTACGCGGTGTCCTACGCCGCGGCGTGGGCCGAGCGCCTCACGCTGCTCGAGCCCCTGGGCTCCCTGTGCCTGCTCGGCGGGGTCGTGCTGCTGCTCCGGGGCCTCGACGCACGCCGGGAGGGCACCGGCAGCGGGCGTCTCTGGGCGTGGGCGGGCGGCGCCGTCCTCGGGCTCGGCGCGACGGTCAAGATCTGGGGCGTCGTGCCGCTGGCCGTCGTGCTCCTCTGGCTCCTGGCCGTCGCCGGGTGGCGCACCGCCGCCCGCGCCGCCGCGGGCGCCGTCGTCGCGCTGGCGACCGTGCTGCTGCCGTTCCTCCTCGCTGCGGGCCCGGACATGGTCCGCATGGTGGTGCTCTCCCAGCTCGGCCGGCCGCGGGAGCCGAAAGACCTCGAGCAGCGGCTCGTGTGGATCACGGGGACGGGAGGTCTCGAGGAGCTCGTGTCGCCCCGGGCCCAGGTCGCGGCCGTCTGGACCGTGCTGGTGCTGCTGACCGTCGCGGCGGTCGTCGCCTGGGCCGGGCGGCGGGGACGGCTCTGGGTCGTGCTGCTCGTGGCGCAGGTCGGCGTGCTGCTGGCCGCGCCGTCCGCGTACGCGCAGTACGCCGCCTTCCCGGCGCCCGCCCTGGTCCTCGTCCTGGCAGCGGCGTGCTCGCTCCTGCCGCGCCCGGGCCGGGTCGTGGCGGGGACGGTCCTGAGCGCCGGGGCGGGAGCCCTCCTGGTGGCGGCCGTGCTGACCGCGCCCCGCTTCGTGCCCCTCCCGACGGCCGAGGTCGCGGCCCGGCTCCCGGACGACGGCTGCGTGCGCGCCGACTCCCCCGGGATGCTGGCCGTCCTCGACGTGCTGAGCCGCGACCTGGAGCGCGGCTGCGAGCTCCCGGTGGACCTCTCGGGGTACACCTACGACCTCGGCGCGCGCGACGCCGACGGGGAGGCCGTCCCGCGCCGTCGGAACCTCGCCTGGCAGGCCGAGGCGCTGCGCTACCTGACCTCGGGGACGTCCGCCGTCCTCGTGCGGACGACCGGCGACGGGTTCAGCGACGAGACGTGGCGGGCTCTCGACGAGGCGACGACGACCGTGCTCGACCGCCCGGGCGTGCGGGTGCTGGTCCCGCACGACGACCCGGCGCGACCGGGAGGCTGAGTCAGCGGCTACCCGGAGCGGCGACGCGCGCCGTGGCCGTCGCCGGGGGCGTCGGCGGGCCAGGCGGGGGAGAGGGTCACCACGTCGCCGACGACGGTCACGGCCGGCGGGCGGACGCCCGCCTCGCGCGCGCGGTCGGCGATGGTCGCGAGGGTGCCGACGGTCGTGCGCTGGCGCGGGCCGTAGCCGTCCTCCACGACCGCGACCGGCGTCTCGGGCGGACGGCCCTGCGCCACGAGCGCGGCGGCCGTCTCCGCGAGGCGAGAGACGCCCATGAGCAGGACGACCGTGTGGTCGGTCGCGGCGGGGACCTTGCCGACGTCCTCGTGCCCGGTGAGCACGGTGAACCCGCGCGACAGGCCGCGGTGCGTGACGGGGATGCCCGCCGCGGCGGGCACGGAGACGGCGCTCGTCACGCCCGGGACGACCTCGACCGGGATGCCGTGCTCGCGGCACGCCTCGGCCTCCTCGCCGCCGCGCCCGAACACGTAGGGGTCGCCGCCCTTGAGCCGCACGACCCGCCGCCCGACGAGCGCGTGGTGCACGAGGATCCGGTTGATCTCCGCCTGCGGCACCGGGTGGTGGCCCGGCGTCTTGCCGACGTCCACGACCTCGACGTCGTCGCCGAGCTCGGCGAGCAGGCCGCGCGGCCCGAGCCGGTCGACCACGACGACGTCCGCCTCCGCCAGGAGGCGGCGTCCCCGCACCGAGATCAGCCCGGCGTCGCCGGGGCCGCCCCCGACGAGCGCGACCGTCCCCACCGGCCGCACGAGCGGCTCCGAGACGGCCCCGGCGCGGGGGGCGTCGTCGTCGGCCGTGGGGCGCGTGCCCGCCGGGCGGACCGCACGGAGCGGGAGCTCTCCCGTCTCGAGCAGCGCCGCGACGGCGTCGCGGACGCGCTGGGCGCGGCGCGGGTCCCGGCCCGCGTTGACGGACACCGTGACCTCCGCGGCCGGGGCGCCGCGGGACGCGCCGCCCGGGACGCGCGTGCGTGCCACGGCGGGCACCCACGCGGTCGCGAGGTCCGCGTCGCCCGCGGCGACGCAGAAGACCCGGTCGGCCTCGGCGTCGGCGGCGACCTGGGAGTCCACGCCCGGGTCGCCGGTCGCGGTGTGGACGAGCCACGCGCCGTCGAGGTCCCCGGTGAGGTAGTCGCGCCGCACCCACGACAGCCGCGCACCGTGGTCCGCGGGCAGGGCGACGTGCCCGTGCGCGTCGCCGGCGGGGCCGTGCACCGCGAGCAGCTCCGCGAGGTCCTCGCAGACGAACGGCGCGACGACGGTCACGACGGCGCCCGCGTCGAGGAGCCCCCGCGTGCGGCGCGCCGCGACGGGGCCGCCGCCGACGACGACGGCCCGGCGACCGTCGAGACGCAGGCCCAGGGGGTACGTCTCGTGCTCGGGTGCGGTCACGGCGTCCAGCCTAGATCGCGTACGAGCCGGGCCGGGACGCCGGACGCCGGGCGGCGGCGAGCGCGTCGCCGACCATGCCGGCGGCGAGCGTGCCGCCGTCCTGGGCGTCGACGAGCAGGAACGCGCCCGTGCGGCGGGCCACGACGTACTCCTCGGCCGCGACGGGCGACGCGAGCCGCAGGGTCACGCGGCCGATGTCGTTGAGGTCGAGGCGCTCGGCCGGGTCGAGCTCGGCGGTGTCGAGGTCGAGCCGCCCGACGACGTCGCGCACCACCGCCTGCACCGTGCGGGTCGTGTGCTTGAGCAGCACGCGCGCGCCGGGCAGGAGCGGGCGGTCGCTGAGCCACGCGACGGTGCCCTCGACGTCCTGCGTGACCTCGGGGGCCTCCGCGGCGGAGGCGATGAGGTCGCCGCGCGCGACGTCCACGTCGTCGGCGAGGCGGATCGTCACGGACTGCGGCGCGAACGCCTCCGTGAGCACCTCGCCGGACGCGAGCGAGTCGGCCGTGTCGATCCCGACGACGGTCGTGCGGCGACCGGACGGCAGCACGACGACCTCGTCCCCGACCGTCACGACGCCCGACGCCACCTGCCCGGCGTACCCGCGGTAGTCGCGGTAGCGCTCGTCGGCCGCCGCCTGCGGGCGGATGACCACCTGGACGGGGAAGCGGAACGCCTCGGTCTCCGGGTCGTCGCCCGTCGGGAGCTCCTCGAGCAGCTCGAGCAGGCTCGGGCCGTCGTACCAGGGCGTGTTCGCGCTCGCGCGGTCCACCACGTTGTCGCCCACGAGCGCGGACACCGGGATGGTGTGCACGTCGCCGACGCCGAGCGAGGTCGCGGCCGCGCGGATGTCCGCCGCGAGCTCCTCGTACCGGGCCTCGCTGTAGTCGACGAGGTCGATCTTGTTGACCGCGACGACGACGTGCGGCACGCGCAGGAGGCTCGCGACCGCGAGGTGGCGGCGCGTCTGCTCGAGCAGGCCCTTGCGCGCGTCGATGAGCAGCACGACGACGTCCGCCGTCGACGCTCCCGTGACGGTGTTGCGCGTGTACTGCACGTGCCCGGGGCAGTCGGCGAGGATGAACGACCGGCGCGCGGTCGCGAAGTACCGGTACGCCACGTCGATCGTGATGCCCTGCTCGCGCTCGGCGCGCAGTCCGTCCGTGAGGAGCGCGAGGTCGGCCGACTCGAGGCCGCGGTCGCGCGAGACGCGCTCGACGGCGTCGAGCTGGTCCGCGAGCACGGACTTCGAGTCGAAGAGGAGGCGGCCCACGAGCGTGGACTTGCCGTCGTCGACGGAGCCCGCCGTCGCGAGGCGCAGCAGCGTGCCGCGGCGCGCGTCGTCGAGCGGGACGGTCGTGCCCTCGGTGACGGCGCCGGTGCTGGTCTGGGTGCCCATCAGAAGTACCCCTCCTTCTTGCGGTCCTCCATGGCGGCCTCGGAGAGGCGGTCGTCGGCGCGGGTCGCGCCGCGCTCGGTGATGCGCGTCGCGGCGACCTCGGCGATGACGTCCTCGACGCCCGTCGCGTCCGACCGCACGGCGCCGGTGCACGACATGTCGCCGACGGTCCGGTAGCGCACCGTCTCGGTCCGCCGCGACGCGGCCTCGGCGTCCGTGCGGGGCTCCGAGTACGGCCCGACGGCGAGCAGCATCCCGTCGCGGTCGAACACCTCGCGCTCGTGTGCGTAGTAGAGCTCGGGGAGCTCGATGCGCTCGCGTGCGATGTAGCGCCACACGTCGAGCTCGGTCCAGTTCGACAGCGGGAACACGCGGACGTGCTCGCCGGGCCGGTGGCGCCCGTTGTAGAGGTTCCACAGCTCCGGGCGCTGGTTGCGCGGGTCCCACTGTCCGAACTCGTCGCGCAGCGAGAACACGCGCTCCTTGGCGCGCGCCTTCTCCTCGTCGCGCCGGCCGCCGCCGAACACGGCGTCGAACTTGTGCCCCGAGATCGCGTCGAGCAGCGGCTGCGTCTGCAGGGGGTTGCGCGTCCCGTCCGCGCGCTCGCGCAGGCGGCCGTCGTCGAGGTAGTCCTGGACGCTCGCGACCTCGAGCCGCAGGCCCAGGCGGGCCGCCGTCGCGTCGCGGTAGGCGAGCACCTCGGGGAAGTTGTGGCCCGTGTCCACGTGCAGCACCGGGAACGGCACGGGGCCGGGCGCGAACGCCTTGACCGCGAGGTGCAGCATCACCACGGAGTCCTTGCCGCCGCTGAACAGCAGCACGGGGCGCTCGAACTCGGCCACCACCTCGCGGACGATGTGGATGCCCTCGCTCTCGAGCGCGTCGAGCTGCGCGAGACGGCGCCCGCCGGGCAGCGCCGAGCCGGGGACCGGCGCGTCCGCGCGGGCGCCGGCGGGAGCACCGGCGGGGGAGCCCGGTGCGTCGGTCGTCAGGTCGATGGTCGTCATGCCCGTCCTCATACGTGGAGTCCGCACTCTGTCTTGTCGAGCCCCGCCCAGCGGCCGGCCCTCGGGTCCTCGCCCGGCGCGACGCGCCGGGTGCACGGCTGGCAGCCGATCGACGGGTAGCCGTCGTTCAGCAGGGGGTTGAGGATCACCTGGTGCCGCGCGGCGTACGCGAGCAGGTCGTCGAACGACCAGGCCGCGAGCGGGTTGATCTTCACGAGCCCGTTCTTCTCGTCGAACGTGACGAGGGGCGTGCCCGTCCGGGTCGGCGCCTCGTCACGGCGCACCCCCGTGACCCACACCTCGTAGCCCGCGAGCGTGCGGTGCAGGGGCTCGACCTTGCGCATCTGGCAGCACAGGCCGGGGTCGCGCGAGAACAGGTCCTTGCCGTGCGCGGCGTCCTGCTGGGCGACCGTGAGCTCGGGCCGGACGTCGACGATCGTCACGTCCATCTGCTGCTCGACGGCGTCCCGCGTGCCGACCGTCTCGGCGAAGTGGTACCCCGTGTCGAGGAACAGCACGTCGACCCAGGGGATCTGCGCCGCCACGACGTGGGGGAGCACGGCGTCGGCCATGGAGCACGCCACCGCGACGGACGTCCCGAACTCGCGCGCAGCCCAGGCGATGACCTCCTCCGCGGTCGCCTCGGGGCGCGTGGCGCCCTCGACGCCGGGCGTGCCCGCGCCGTGCAGCAGCGCCGCGCCGCGCCGCGCGATCTCGCGCAGCTCGTCGAGCGACCGCTTCGGCCGGCCGTGCCGCGCGCGCTCCGCGTGGTGCGCGGCCTTCGCGCTCTCGCGCTGCTCGGCCCTGGCCTGCGCCGCGGCGCGCAGCGCGGCCAGTGGGTCGGGAGCGCCCGACGGCGAGGTGCCGGCCGTCGTCGTGGTCACGTCCTGGTCCCCGCTCACTGGAGCGCCTCCTCGTCGGCCCGGTGCGCCCACTCGGCGAACGTCTCGGCGCCGTCCTTGTCCGCCTCGTAGCGGCGCACGACGCGCTCGACGTAGTCGGCGATCTGCGTCGCGGGCACCTTGAGACCGCGCACCGTGCGCCCGAGCCCGCCCTCGTCGCGCCCCGTGCCGACGAGGCCGCCGCCGAGGTGCACCTGGTACCCGGGCATCTGCTCGCCGTCGACGGTGATGATCTGGCCCTTCAGGCCGATGTCCGCCGTCTGGATGCGCGCGCACGAGTTGGGGCAGCCGTTGATGTTGAGGTCGAGCGGCCGCTCGACCAGCGACGGGACGTCCGCGAGGCGCTCCTCGAGCTCGCCGATGACGCGCGCGGCCGTGTCCTTGGTGTCGACGATCGCGAGCTTGCAGAACTCGATGCCCGTGCACGCGATGGTCGAGCGGCGGAACGGGCTCGGCCGGGCGGTGAGCCCGAGCGGCTCGAGGCCCGCGACGAGCTCGTCCACGCCCTCGGGCGGGACCCCCAGGACGACCAGCTTCTGGTGCGCCGTGAGGCGCACCGACCGGGCGCCGACCTTCTCCACCAGGTCCGCGAGACCCGTGAGCGTGCTGCCGCCCACGCGCCCCACGACGGGGGCGGCCCCGACGTAGTAGTCCCCGTCCTTCTGGAGGTGCACGCCCACGTGGTCGCCCGGACCGGTCGCCGGCGCGGGCGCGGGGCCGTCGGCGAGGCGGTACCCCAGGTACTCGCTCTCGAGCACCTCGCGGAACTTCTCCGTGCCCCAGTCGGCGAGGAGGAACTTCAGGCGCGCCTTGTTGCGCAGCCGGCGGTAGCCGTAGTCGCGGAAGATCCGCACGACGCCGTGCCACACGTC includes the following:
- a CDS encoding phosphoadenylyl-sulfate reductase, which codes for MREIARRGAALLHGAGTPGVEGATRPEATAEEVIAWAAREFGTSVAVACSMADAVLPHVVAAQIPWVDVLFLDTGYHFAETVGTRDAVEQQMDVTIVDVRPELTVAQQDAAHGKDLFSRDPGLCCQMRKVEPLHRTLAGYEVWVTGVRRDEAPTRTGTPLVTFDEKNGLVKINPLAAWSFDDLLAYAARHQVILNPLLNDGYPSIGCQPCTRRVAPGEDPRAGRWAGLDKTECGLHV
- the cysD gene encoding sulfate adenylyltransferase subunit CysD; amino-acid sequence: MTTIDLTTDAPGSPAGAPAGARADAPVPGSALPGGRRLAQLDALESEGIHIVREVVAEFERPVLLFSGGKDSVVMLHLAVKAFAPGPVPFPVLHVDTGHNFPEVLAYRDATAARLGLRLEVASVQDYLDDGRLRERADGTRNPLQTQPLLDAISGHKFDAVFGGGRRDEEKARAKERVFSLRDEFGQWDPRNQRPELWNLYNGRHRPGEHVRVFPLSNWTELDVWRYIARERIELPELYYAHEREVFDRDGMLLAVGPYSEPRTDAEAASRRTETVRYRTVGDMSCTGAVRSDATGVEDVIAEVAATRITERGATRADDRLSEAAMEDRKKEGYF
- a CDS encoding nitrite/sulfite reductase; translation: MTQATTAPETTEDAAARPGRPAGERAARPARAARPNGQWKVDGTEPLNANEELKRAGNGLDVRERIETIYAREGFDSIPGDDLHGRFRWWGLYTQRKPGIDGGKTATLEPHELEDRYFMLRVRSDGQELDVRALRVLGGISRDFARGSADITDRQNIQYHWIEIESVPEIWDRLATVGLETTTACGDTPRGFLGSPVAGIAADEIIDPTPVILEIKRRYIGDPELANLPRKFKTAITGHPSLDVVHEINDVSLVGVVHPELGPGYDLWVGGALSTTPRLGERLGAFVTEEQAADVWHGVVRIFRDYGYRRLRNKARLKFLLADWGTEKFREVLESEYLGYRLADGPAPAPATGPGDHVGVHLQKDGDYYVGAAPVVGRVGGSTLTGLADLVEKVGARSVRLTAHQKLVVLGVPPEGVDELVAGLEPLGLTARPSPFRRSTIACTGIEFCKLAIVDTKDTAARVIGELEERLADVPSLVERPLDLNINGCPNSCARIQTADIGLKGQIITVDGEQMPGYQVHLGGGLVGTGRDEGGLGRTVRGLKVPATQIADYVERVVRRYEADKDGAETFAEWAHRADEEALQ